From Lolium perenne isolate Kyuss_39 chromosome 5, Kyuss_2.0, whole genome shotgun sequence, a single genomic window includes:
- the LOC139831674 gene encoding probable LRR receptor-like serine/threonine-protein kinase At1g05700: MALLAVFLAAFLLAATAVHVAGQPGFLSIDCGLDAARSPRLDSETNITYVSDGSFVDGGENHKVEANQNNSAKSVISLRTLRSFPYGIRNCYTLPTQSGSRYLVRMEFMQGNYEGANNASSMSFDLHLGSNYWGTFHVYDATYYWAFEAVFTAWASWVPVCLVNTGNGTPFVNTLELRLLGELYPDVNIDQPMAMFDRVDMGVDDFQRYVCRC, from the exons ATGGCGCTGCTTGCTGTTTTCCTTGCTGCATTCCTGTTAGCTGCTACAGCAGTTCATGTCGCCGGTCAACCAG GTTTTCTGAGCATCGACTGCGGGCTAGACGCCGCACGCAGCCCCCGCCTGGACAGCGAAACAAACATCACCTACGTCTCCGACGGTTCCTTCGTCGATGGCGGGGAGAACCACAAGGTTGAAGCCAATCAAAATAACAGCGCCAAGAGCGTCATCTCCCTGCGAACGCTGAGGAGCTTCCCGTACGGCATACGGAACTGCTACACGCTCCCAACCCAGAGCGGTTCCAGATACTTGGTCCGGATGGAGTTCATGCAAGGGAATTACGAAGGCGCGAACAACGCGTCCTCCATGAGCTTTGACCTGCACCTGGGCAGCAACTACTGGGGCACGTTCCATGTGTACGACGCGACCTACTACTGGGCATTTGAAGCGGTTTTCACCGCGTGGGCGAGCTGGGTGCCGGTGTGCCTGGTGAACACTGGCAACGGCACGCCGttcgtcaacacgttggagctgaGGCTGCTCGGGGAGCTTTACCCGGATGTTAACATCGACCAGCCCATGGCCATGTTTGACAGGGTAGATATGGGGGTGGACGATTTTCAAAGGTATGTTTGTCGATGCTGA